In Candidatus Dormiibacterota bacterium, the DNA window CTTGGAAGGAGTCCCGTGCGTCGCCTCTTCGGTGTGATGATCCTGTGCTCGTGTGTTGCCTTGGTTGCAGCCGGGCCTTCCCCGGCTCCCAGAGCGCTCGTAACACCAAGCCCTGCTCCATCGCCGGCGGCGAGCGGCCAGGTCTCCGTTGTGATCTACCCCTTTGATGAAAGCGGAACGCTGCAGCCCAAGGTCGGGCTCGAGGTCGCGCATATCTACGCGCAGGTGATCGGTTCTTCGCCCGGCGTCACGGTCGCGGCGATCGGCACCAACGTCAAGCGCGCCGATTACCTCACCTATGCGAAATCAAAAAAGGCCGACTATTACATCAGCGGCTACATGACGACGCTGGGGAGCGGAGCGGCCATCGTCGAGCAGATCGTCACCGTCAATAGCGGCATTATCACGTACTCGCAGTCCGGCCAAATTTATGACGTAAACGATGCCGCGTCGCTCGCGGTCCAAGCCAGAACCGTGGTATTGGAGGCCTCGGGTATCGATACCGAAGGCCTAGCCCAACAGGCTCCGAAATCGACGCCGGCCCCGACGTCCACGAACGGCGCGCAAATGAATCTAGGCGGCATCGGCGGCATGGTGCAATCGCTCTTCAAACACGATGCAAAGACGCAGGCTACGCCAAAACCGATCATTCCGCCCAAGCCCAGCCGTGGCATGATTGTCGTGCGCGTCGCCGGAACGGCTCCCAGCGGCATGCTCACCGATGCGACCAACGATCTGATGCGTGGGCTCGGCGTGTACTACAACGTCGCGGTGCCGACTATCGCGGTCACGAACCCCTCAAAACAGGCGAATTCGATTTGCGGCACCAATCGCAACAATACGATCGTGACGGGGACGCTCAAGCAAGAGCGCGTCGGGGGTGGATTCCGCGCACACACGAGCAGCACGTTTGCGCTCGACGTTTATGCCTGCTTCGGCGCAACGCTCTACCATACGCAAGCGACCAACGACGATCTACAAAAAGCCGTCGAGACCACGGTCAAAGCCTATCAATCGGCGCATCCGGATAACAACGGGTGAGCAATCGCTACTCTTATGCAGTCAGCGGGGCCATAACGCCCCCGCCAGCGTCGAAACGGCACTAACCGCAACCGCACCGATGAGCACTTTGCGAAAGCGAATGGCGGAGATGCGACGGGCGCTCAACGCTCCGCCGACGGTTCCGACAACGGCGGGCGCTACCAAGACGACGGCCATCAGCCACGAACCACCGTGGAGAATTCCAAAGAGTTTCGCGGCGGCCAAGCCGACGGCAAAACTCACCAGGTTGAACATCGCTAACGCTCCGCGGCTCTCGATCACGCCCCATCGCTGATTCGCTATCGCCAGAGCTGCCGGCGGCCCACCCATGCTCGTGCAGCCGTTCAGGAAGCCACCCAACGCGCCCGCTACCGAGAGCGCCACGCCCTCCCGCCGGAATGGCGCGGGGCGAGCGATGATAAACGCCGCCGCCATGCAGAGCGCGGTGATCGCCAGCAACACGCGCAGAGCGCCCGCGTTGAAGACCACGAGCACCGCTACGCCGAACGGCGCTCCCACAGCCGCACTGAGCAGCAGCGGCCCCGAACGGCGCCATGGCAGCCAGCGTAACGTTTCGAGCACGACGAGAATCCCCATAATCCCGCCGACGATCAGCGCCGACAGGACGACTTCCTGAGCCGGGAGTAGCAGCGAGGCGAGGGGAGTAAAGACTAGGGCGAAGCCAAACCCCGTTAATCCCTGGCTATAGCCGGCAACGGCGGCAAGCAAACCGACGATCAACATCACCCAAAGACTAGGCAACGTCGCTCCAAAAGCAGTCCCGCATCCTCTGCTTTTATCATGCCCATAAGGGGTATCCTCCCCACGATCGCGCCGTCGTTTTTTCCGCGTCTTACCAGTTAGGCGTGACCTATAGCTCACCGATCGCGTCGTCGTCGAGCAAGCCGGGCGGGACGTCGACGGTGATCCGTCGGGCTGCGATATCGATCTCGCGAATAAACGCCTTCACCATCGGGAGCATGCGCCCATC includes these proteins:
- a CDS encoding sulfite exporter TauE/SafE family protein, yielding MPSLWVMLIVGLLAAVAGYSQGLTGFGFALVFTPLASLLLPAQEVVLSALIVGGIMGILVVLETLRWLPWRRSGPLLLSAAVGAPFGVAVLVVFNAGALRVLLAITALCMAAAFIIARPAPFRREGVALSVAGALGGFLNGCTSMGGPPAALAIANQRWGVIESRGALAMFNLVSFAVGLAAAKLFGILHGGSWLMAVVLVAPAVVGTVGGALSARRISAIRFRKVLIGAVAVSAVSTLAGALWPR